A single window of Gossypium arboreum isolate Shixiya-1 chromosome 13, ASM2569848v2, whole genome shotgun sequence DNA harbors:
- the LOC108463782 gene encoding arginine decarboxylase yields MPALACCVDAAAVAPPGYAAFFAGDSSLPSAVPFSASTADAADSNSTHWSPAHSSALYRIDGWGAPYFSVNNAGNITVRPYGTDTLAHQEIDLLKIVKKVSDPKSVGGLGLQLPLIVRVPDVLKNRLDSLQSAFESAIQAQGYESHYQGVYPVKCNQDRFVVEDIVKFGAPFRFGLEAGSKPELLLAMSCLCKGNPEALLVCNGFKDAEYIFLALLARKLALNTVIVLEEEEEVDLVIEISKKLSVRPVIGVRAKLRTKHSGHFGSTSGEKGKFGLTTIQILRVVKRLQDSGMLDCLQLLHFHIGSQIPSTALLQAGVVEAAQIYSELVRLGADMKVIDIGGGLGIDYDGSKSGNSDLSVSYGLQEYASAVVNAVRFVCDRKSIKHPIICSESGRAIVSHHSILIFEAMSATAPTTPAMNQVDLPFILEGLSEDARVDCWNLSQAAMRHETESCFVYADQLKQRCVEQFKEGTLGIEQLAAVDGLCDLVSKVVDASEPARTYHVNLSIFTSIPDFWSIGQIFPIVPIHRLDERPEVRGILSDLTCDSDGKIDKFIGGETSLPLHGLEGNGGGSSGGANGRYYLGMFLGGAYQESLGGVHNLFGGPSVVSVSQSDGPYSFAVTRAAPGPSCGDVLRVMQHEPELMFETLKHRAEEFCGQDHGNEGTHAALVSTIARSFHNMPYLVAASPCSLTAMNNNGFYYCNEEDYNAAVDSGASEDEQWSYCYA; encoded by the coding sequence ATGCCGGCCCTGGCTTGCTGCGTAGATGCTGCTGCCGTAGCGCCTCCTGGTTACGCGGCTTTCTTTGCTGGGGACAGCTCCCTTCCCTCGGCGGTCCCTTTTTCCGCCTCCACCGCCGACGCCGCTGATTCCAACTCAACCCATTGGTCCCCAGCGCACTCCTCCGCTCTCTACCGCATCGACGGATGGGGAGCCCCCTACTTTTCCGTCAATAACGCCGGCAATATCACCGTTCGTCCGTACGGAACGGACACTCTGGCCCACCAAGAAATCGATTTGCTGAAAATCGTTAAGAAAGTCTCGGATCCGAAATCTGTGGGCGGGCTGGGTTTACAGCTTCCCCTTATTGTTCGGGTGCCCGATGTGCTGAAAAACCGGCTCGACTCTCTTCAATCGGCTTTTGAATCAGCCATCCAAGCCCAAGGCTACGAGTCTCATTACCAAGGCGTTTATCCCGTGAAATGTAACCAAGATAGGTTCGTTGTTGAAGACATAGTTAAATTCGGGGCGCCCTTCCGCTTCGGGCTTGAGGCCGGGTCAAAACCCGAACTTCTCCTTGCCATGAGCTGCCTTTGCAAGGGAAACCCAGAGGCGTTATTGGTCTGCAATGGTTTCAAAGATGCTGAGTACATTTTCCTTGCCTTGCTAGCAAGGAAGCTCGCGTTGAACACTGTAATTGTTCTTGAAGAAGAGGAGGAGGTGGATTTGGTTATTGAAATAAGCAAGAAACTTTCTGTTCGACCCGTGATTGGAGTCCGAGCCAAGCTGAGAACCAAACACTCGGGTCATTTCGGATCCACCTCGGGTGAGAAAGGTAAGTTCGGGTTGACAACGATCCAGATTTTAAGGGTTGTTAAAAGGCTTCAGGATTCGGGGATGCTTGATTGTCTGCAATTGTTACACTTCCATATTGGATCCCAAATCCCTTCAACAGCTTTGCTTCAAGCTGGTGTCGTCGAAGCTGCTCAAATCTATTCCGAATTAGTCCGTCTTGGTGCTGACATGAAAGTTATTGACATTGGAGGCGGCCTTGGAATCGACTACGACGGGTCAAAATCCGGTAATTCTGATCTCTCTGTTTCTTATGGCCTTCAGGAATATGCTTCAGCTGTTGTTAATGCTGTTCGGTTTGTCTGTGACCGTAAATCTATCAAGCATCCAATTATCTGTAGTGAAAGTGGTAGAGCTATTGTTTCCCATCATTCTATTTTGATATTTGAGGCCATGTCTGCTACTGCTCCTACTACCCCAGCAATGAACCAAGTTGACCTTCCATTTATTTTGGAGGGTCTCTCGGAGGATGCTCGTGTCGATTGTTGGAACTTGAGCCAGGCAGCAATGAGACATGAGACGGAGTCCTGTTTCGTTTATGCTGATCAGTTGAAGCAAAGATGTGTGGAACAGTTCAAAGAAGGGACTTTGGGGATTGAACAGCTTGCCGCTGTTGATGGCTTATGCGACTTAGTTTCTAAAGTGGTTGATGCATCTGAACCTGCTAGGACATACCATGTCAATCTTTCGATTTTCACTTCGATCCCTGATTTTTGGAGTATTGGTCAGATTTTTCCCATAGTCCCCATTCATCGATTGGATGAAAGGCCTGAAGTGAGGGGGATTTTGTCTGATTTAACCTGTGACAGTGATGGGAAGATTGATAAGTTCATAGGAGGTGAAACAAGCTTGCCTTTACATGGGTTGGAAGGTAATGGTGGTGGTAGCAGTGGTGGTGCTAATGGGCGGTACTATTTAGGGATGTTCTTGGGTGGGGCTTACCAGGAATCCCTCGGTGGAGTTCACAACCTCTTTGGTGGCCCAAGTGTTGTTAGCGTGTCGCAGAGTGATGGTCCATATAGCTTTGCGGTTACACGGGCGGCGCCTGGTCCGTCATGTGGGGATGTCCTCCGAGTGATGCAGCACGAGCCCGAGCTCATGTTTGAGACCCTCAAGCACCGTGCGGAAGAATTTTGTGGACAGGACCATGGCAATGAAGGCACCCATGCTGCTTTAGTTAGCACCATTGCTCGTTCTTTCCACAACATGCCTTATCTTGTAGCGGCATCTCCTTGTTCGTTGACTGCCATGAATAACAATGGCTTCTACTATTGCAATGAGGAAGATTACAATGCTGCTGTCGATTCTGGGGCTAGTGAGGACGAGCAGTGGTCCTATTGCTACGCCTGA